From the genome of Pseudonocardia sp. EC080619-01:
GCCGGTGTCCTCGAGCCACGGCCGCAGCTCGGCGACCAGCGTGCGCAGCTGCACCGCGGGCGGGGAGAGGACCGGTGCCGCGGGCTCGGACACGTCGACGAGGTCGCCCTCCAGGCCGGAGCGGGCGGCCCGCCACCCGGCGGCCCGCAGCAGCTCGTGCCGGACCCGGGGGAGCGGTCGTCCGGCCTCGGTGTCGGCGCGCGCCCGGGCGACCAGCGCCCGGAACAGGCCGGCGACAAGGACGACGTCGTCGACCTCGGGGCAGGCGTCGCAGACCCGGAGCTCGACGGTCGGCAGGTGTGCGCTGGGCCGGACGTCGAAGTAGAGCATCCCGGCGTCGCTGATCGTCCCGGACGTGATCAGCTCGTCGATCATCGCGTCGTACTCCGCGGCGGTGGTGACGTCACCGGGCGGACCGGCGGTGGGCCAGCGCTGCCAGATCATGCTGCGGTAGCTGGCGTAGCCGGTGTCGTGGCCGCGCCAGTACGGCGAGCTGGCGGTGATCGCGAGCAGGGCGGGGAGGGCGGGCGCGACCCGGCGGGAGACCTGCACCGCGGTGTCCCGGTCGGGGACGTCGGCGTGTACCTGCAGCCCGCAGATGTGCTGCTCGCGGACGAGCATCTGGTACTCGTGCTGCATCCGCTCGTACCGGGCGCCCGCGGAGACGTCGTCGCCGGACAGGTCGACCAGCGGGACGGTCCCCGCCGCGACCACGCCCAGCCCGAGCGGCTCGGCGGCCTCCCGGAGCCGGGCCCGCAGCCGTCGCACGTGCCGGCGCAGGTCGTCGAGCGACTCCGTCGCCGGGGTGTTCGTCTCGACCAGCGAGCGTTGCAGCTCGGGGAAGAACTCGGCGCCGTCCAGATGTTCCAGCAGCCGGTCCGCGTCGGGTGCGGCCCGGCGGTCGGTCAGGCCGACCACGTGGAACTCCTCCTCGACCCCCACCAGCGACACGTCCCCCACGGCGGTGACGCTAGGTCGCCGCTGTTACCGGCAGGTGTCGGGAGATGATCGGCAGGCTGCGGTCGCCCGCCCGCTGCGCCGATCGGAGCAGTGACGCTGAGCTGTACGGACCAGTTCCCAGCAGGTGCCCTCGGTACCTTCCGTCGATGGTCACCCGTACCGGCCGGCACCGCCGCCGCGCCGATGGCGCGCCCACCGGCACCGGCCAGCGTGCGCTCGTCGCGGTCGTCCAGGTGCTCGGGCTGGCGGTGTGGTTCTCGGCGTCGGCCGTCCTGCCCGAGCTACGCGCCGAGTGGGGGATCGGGACGACGGCCGGGGTCTGGCTCACCTGCTCGGTGCAGCTCGGGTTCGCGGCGGGCGCGGTGGTGTCGTCCGTGCTGACGCTGGCGGACCGGGTCCGGCCGGAACGCCTGCTGGCCGGTGGCGCCGCGGCCGCGGCCGGCTGCACCCTGCTGCTCGCCGCCGTCGCCGACGGACCACTGCTCGCGCTGGTGCTGCGCGCCGCGACCGGGATGTGCCTGGCGCTGGTCTACCCGGTCGGCATGAAGATCATGACGTCCTGGTCGGGGCCGGAACGCCGCGCCCGCGATCTCGGTGTGCTGGTCGGCGCGCTCACGGTCGGGTCGGCGCTGCCGCACCTGATCGGCGGCGTGCCGGCGTTGCCGTGGCGTGCGGTGCTCGCCGGGGCGACGCTCTGCGGGCTCGCCGCCGCGGCGCTCGCCTGGTGCCTCGTGCGCCCCGGCCCCGCGCACGCCCCGGCGCCGCCGCCGGACCCGCGCTACGCCGTCCGGATGCTCCGCGAACGCGGGCCCCGGCTCGTGGTGCTGGGCTACCTGGGCCACATGTGGGAGCTGTACGCGATGTGGACCTGGCTGGGCGCGGCGCTCGCGTCCGGCGACCCCGGCCCCGGCGAGCACCTGCTGGTCTTCGTCGCGACCGGGCTGGGCGGCGCCGCCGGCTGCGTCCTGGGCGGCCGGGCCGCCGACCGCTGGGGCCGGGTCCCAGTGATCGCGACGGCGCTGGTCGCGAGCGGGCTCTGCTGCCTGCTGTCGCCGCTGCTCCTCGGCGCCGCACCGGTCGCGGTCGCGGTGTTCTGCGTGCTGTGGGGCGCGGCCGCCGTCGCCGACTCCGCCGTGCTGACGACGGCGACGATCGAGGTCGCCGACCCCCGCTACCCGGGCACCGCGCTCACCGTCCAGACGGCGCTCGGGTTCCTGCTGACCGTCGGCGGGATCGCGACCGTGCCGGTGCTGGCCGGGGCCGTGGGCTGGCAGGCGTCGCTGGCGGTACTCGCGCTCGGCCCGGTCCTGGCGCTACCGGCGGTGCTGGCGCTGCGGGGGCGCCTGCAGGCCGACGAACGCCCGACCACCGAGCTGTATCGGCTCCGGCGTGCGACGGGCGTGGCCGCGGACCCGTCGGGATTCGCCGGGGACGTGGCGCGGGCGCTGCCGGGTGGACGGTCGGATCCCGCGCCGATGGTTCCGCCGCGACCTGCGGAGCCGGACGAGGCGCGACCGGCGTCGCAGGGGCGCCGCAGCCGCTCCCGGGGCGGAGCGCCCTGAGGTCGAGGTCGTGCGGCGGGGCCTGCCGAGCCGTGGGGATCCGCGCGAGGGGCGGCACGAGCTCGCACGCGCCGCCGGAGGGGGTGGGGTGTCGTGGAATCGCTTCCTCAGGCAGCGATTCCACAGCGCCACCTCTCTGCCCGAGAGGGACGCCCCCCTCGTGGTGGCCACGCTTCCGGAGAAATCGCTGCCTGAGGAAGCGACTTCGTAGAAGACCCGGCTCCGGTGGCGGCTCCGGCGTGCCCGGCGGCCCGTCCCGAGGGTCCCGCGGGTCGCGCCCGAGGGTCCCGCGAGTCGCGCCTCCGGGCGCCGGCGATCACCGACCCGGCCCCGCGGCCCCACCGTCCGCGGCCCCACCGTCCGCCGCCCCAGCGCCCGCCGCCGCTGCCGCTCCTGCTCCCGCTCCCGTTGCCGCAGCCGCAGCCGCGAGCAGCTCCGCGTGCTGGGCCGCGGCCTCGCCCGGGCTCATCGGGTCCCCGTGCCCGGGCACGTAGGTCGCCGCGTCGCGGGCCAGCAGGAGCGCCAGGGCGCCGGGCCACCGGGACGGGTACGCGTCCGGCCCCACCGACGGCGGCGCGCCGTTCTCCAGCAGGTCCCCGGCGAAGAGCACCCGGGCGTCCGGCACGTGCACGGCCAGGTCGTGACCGGTGTGCGCGGGTCCGGGGTGGACCAGCTCGACCACGCGTCCGCCCAGGTCCACGGGGTGCGACGAGCCCGGGCGCGGGCAGACCGGGCCGTCCGGGAGGACCGGAACGGTGGCGGCGAGGGCGTCGGCGGTGCAGTCGTCCCCGGCGTCGCGGTGGTGCCGCACCCACTCCGCACGCTGCGCGGCCGCGGTCACGGCGAGCGCCGCCGCGCACCCGGCCTGGGCGTACACCGGCACGCCGGGGAACGCCGACGTGCCGAAGCAGTGGTCGAAGTGCGCGTGCGTGATCGCGACGACCAGCGGCAGCGTCGTCACCGTGCGGACGGCGGCGGCGAGTTCGGCGCCCTGGACGTCGTCACCGCGGGTGTCGACCACCAGTGCGCGGTCCGCGCCGAGGACGAGCCCGGTGGTCAGGTCCAGCCCGTCGTGCCGGCGCGCGAACACGCCGTCGGCGAGTTCGAGCCACCGTCCGTCCACGGGCGTCGATCGTGCCCTCACACCGCGATCGCCGTCGACCGGCCGCGGTCGTCGGTGCCGGGCCCGAGGAGTTCCGCCGTCCCCCGGGCGACCCGCTCGGCGGTCCAGGCGCAGACGAGGGCGTCGAGGACGTCGTCGAGCCGGGCCGCGGACGGGAGGTCGCCGAGCAGCAGCGCCGGGTCGACCCACCCGGACAGCGCCGCGATGCGCTGCCCGGCCCCGCGTGCGGTCTTCTTCGACGCGAAACCGGTGCCGGGCGCGAGGGTCCGGAACGACAGCTCCGGGTGCGCCTCGACGACCGGCGCGGGCAGCGCGACGTCCTGGAACTCGCGGATCTTCGGCACGATGTTCCACGCCTGCACGCTGATCTTCCGTCCGGTGGCGCGTTGCGCGGCCGCGCAGGCGTCGGCGTACGACCCGGCGGCGAGGACCGTCGCGGGCGGGGTCGGGAAGAGCGACGCCCGCGCCGTCCCGAGCCGTGCGGAGGCCTCGACCTCGGCCCGCCGCCGCGTCCCGCCGGACGGCAGCGCGAGCGGGATGTCGATCCCGACGGCGTCGCACCCGGCGGTCGCCCGGAGCACGGCCGCCGCGTCCGGGACGACCGACCAGCTCACCCGGCGTGCCCGCCCGGTCCCGGACAGCACGCACACGACCCAGCCCGTGGGGACCCCGTCCACCCCTCCGATCCGCATGAGGGATGATCCTGCCCCGTGCGCGTCTACCTGGGCAGTGACCACGCCGGTTTCGAGGTCAAGGGCAAGCTCGTCGAGTACCTGACCGAGCAGGGTGTCGAGGCGGTCGACGTCGGGGCCCCGACGTTCGACGCCCTCGACGACTACCCCGCCTGGTGCATCGAGACGGCCCGCCGGGTCGTCGCCGACGAGGGCTCCCTCGGCATCGTGCTCGGTGGTTCCGGCAACGGCGAGCAGATCGCCGCCAACAAGGTGAAGGGCATCCGGGCCGCGCTGGCCTGGAACGAGGACACCGCGAAGCTCGCCCGCGAGCACAACGACGCCCAGGTCATCGGCGTCGGTGCCCGCCAGCACCCGTTCCCCGAGGTCGTCGCGATCGTCGACGCCTTCCTCGCGACCCCGTTCTCCGGCGACGAGCGCCACCAGCGCCGGATCGACCAGATGCTCGGCTACGAGGAGACCGGCGAGATCGACCTGCCCGGCTGATGCCCGAGGGGCACACGCTGCACCGGCTGGCGAAGCGGCACCGGTTGCTGTTCGTCCGCAGGCCGGTGCGGGTCTCCAGCCCGCAGGGGCGGTTCGAGGGCTCCGCCGCGCTGCTCGACGGGCAGGTGATGACCGGCGCCGAGGCGCACGGCAAGCACCTGTTCCACCGCTACGGGCGGGACCGGGTCGTGCACGTCCACCTCGGGCTGTACGGGACGTTCACCGAGTCCGAGCTGCCCGCGCCGGAGCCGGTCGGGCAGCTGCGGATGCGGCTCGTCGGCGAGTCGCATTACGCCGACCTGCGCGGCCCGACCGCGTGCGAGCTGATCACCTCGGCGGAGGCGCGGGCGGTGCGGGCCCGCCTGGGCGCCGATCCGCTGCGCCGGGACGCCGACCCGGACCGGGTCTGGGAGCGGGTCTCCCGGTCGCGCAGCCCGCTGGCGACGCTGCTGATGGACCAGGCCGTCCTCGCGGGCGTCGGGAACGTCTACCGGGCCGAGCTGCTGTTCCGGCACGGGCTCGACCCGCAGTTGCCCGGCCGGGGGCTGGACCGCGCGACCTGGGACGCCATGTGGCCCGATCTCGTCGCCCTGATGCGTGACGGCGTGCGGGTGGGCCGGATCGACACGGTGCGCCCCGAGCACGATCCGCGGCGCCGGGGCGAACCCGGCCGCAAGGACCGGCACGGCGGCGAGGTGTACGTCTACCGCCGGGCCGGCCTGCCCTGCCTGGTGTGCGGCACGGAGGTCCGGCACTCCGAGCACGCGGCGCGGAACCTGTTCTGGTGTCCCACGTGCCAGCCGGATCACCGTTAGGGTCCGGTGTCGTGGTGGAGCACAAGCCGATCGACTGCTGGATGACCGACATGGACGGCGTCCTCGTCCGCGAGGGCAGCATCGTCCCCGGGGCCGACGCGTTGCTGTCCCGGTTGCGGGAGAAGGACATCCCGTTCCTCGTCCTGACGAACAACAGCATCCACACGGCCCGGGACCTGCGGTACCGGTTGCAGGCCACCGGCCTGGACGTGCCGGAGGAGTCGATCTGGACCTCGGCGCTGGCGACCGCGGCGTTCCTCCACGAGCAGCGCCCGCGCGGCAGCGCCTACGTCATCGGTGAGGCCGGGCTGACGACCGCACTGCACGACGTCGGCTACGTCATCACCGACCGCAACCCCGACTACGTCGTGCTCGGGGAGACCCGCACGTACAGCTTCTCCTCGATCGCCACCGCGATGCGCCTGGTCGAGAAGGGCTCGCGGTTCGTCGCCACCAACCCGGACGCGACCGGGCCGTCGCCGGAGGGCATCCTGCCCGCCACCGGTTCGGTCGCCGCCATGATCTCGAAGGCGACCGGCGTGGAGCCGTACTTCGTCGGCAAACCGAACCCGCTGATGATGCGGGCCGCGCTCAACCGGCTCGGCGCGCACTCGGAGTCCACGGTCATGATCGGCGACCGGATGGACACCGACATCCTCGCCGGGCTGGAGGCCGGGATGCGCACGGTCCTGGTGCTCTCCGGCATCACCAAGGAGTCCGAGATCGACCGGTTCCCGTTCCGGCCGAACCGGGTCGTGCCCTCGGTCGCGGATCTCGTCGACGACGTGTAGCCCTGATCGTCCGTCTGGGACGGACGTATGAGAGCACCGGCAGCGGTCAGCGACGGCGACCCGGCCCGGTCGCGGCGATCCGCACCTCCTCCTCGATCGCCCGGGCGAGCCGCGCCGTGAACGCCGCCGGCTCGTCGGCGGCGTCGGGGTGTTCCGGCACGATCCGGTCGACCGCACCGGCGTCGGCGAGGTCCGTGGCGCGCACCTGCTGCGCCGCCACGACCTCGGCCGCCCGGTCGGGTGTCCCGTGCACGATCGCGCTCGCGCCCTCCGGCGGCAGCGGGGTCAGCCAGGCGTTCCCGGCCGCGATCCGGCGCCGCGACC
Proteins encoded in this window:
- a CDS encoding MFS transporter, with amino-acid sequence MVTRTGRHRRRADGAPTGTGQRALVAVVQVLGLAVWFSASAVLPELRAEWGIGTTAGVWLTCSVQLGFAAGAVVSSVLTLADRVRPERLLAGGAAAAAGCTLLLAAVADGPLLALVLRAATGMCLALVYPVGMKIMTSWSGPERRARDLGVLVGALTVGSALPHLIGGVPALPWRAVLAGATLCGLAAAALAWCLVRPGPAHAPAPPPDPRYAVRMLRERGPRLVVLGYLGHMWELYAMWTWLGAALASGDPGPGEHLLVFVATGLGGAAGCVLGGRAADRWGRVPVIATALVASGLCCLLSPLLLGAAPVAVAVFCVLWGAAAVADSAVLTTATIEVADPRYPGTALTVQTALGFLLTVGGIATVPVLAGAVGWQASLAVLALGPVLALPAVLALRGRLQADERPTTELYRLRRATGVAADPSGFAGDVARALPGGRSDPAPMVPPRPAEPDEARPASQGRRSRSRGGAP
- a CDS encoding HAD-IIA family hydrolase, encoding MDGVLVREGSIVPGADALLSRLREKDIPFLVLTNNSIHTARDLRYRLQATGLDVPEESIWTSALATAAFLHEQRPRGSAYVIGEAGLTTALHDVGYVITDRNPDYVVLGETRTYSFSSIATAMRLVEKGSRFVATNPDATGPSPEGILPATGSVAAMISKATGVEPYFVGKPNPLMMRAALNRLGAHSESTVMIGDRMDTDILAGLEAGMRTVLVLSGITKESEIDRFPFRPNRVVPSVADLVDDV
- a CDS encoding MBL fold metallo-hydrolase, giving the protein MDGRWLELADGVFARRHDGLDLTTGLVLGADRALVVDTRGDDVQGAELAAAVRTVTTLPLVVAITHAHFDHCFGTSAFPGVPVYAQAGCAAALAVTAAAQRAEWVRHHRDAGDDCTADALAATVPVLPDGPVCPRPGSSHPVDLGGRVVELVHPGPAHTGHDLAVHVPDARVLFAGDLLENGAPPSVGPDAYPSRWPGALALLLARDAATYVPGHGDPMSPGEAAAQHAELLAAAAAATGAGAGAAAAAGAGAADGGAADGGAAGPGR
- a CDS encoding ribose-5-phosphate isomerase, giving the protein MRVYLGSDHAGFEVKGKLVEYLTEQGVEAVDVGAPTFDALDDYPAWCIETARRVVADEGSLGIVLGGSGNGEQIAANKVKGIRAALAWNEDTAKLAREHNDAQVIGVGARQHPFPEVVAIVDAFLATPFSGDERHQRRIDQMLGYEETGEIDLPG
- a CDS encoding DUF429 domain-containing protein: MRIGGVDGVPTGWVVCVLSGTGRARRVSWSVVPDAAAVLRATAGCDAVGIDIPLALPSGGTRRRAEVEASARLGTARASLFPTPPATVLAAGSYADACAAAQRATGRKISVQAWNIVPKIREFQDVALPAPVVEAHPELSFRTLAPGTGFASKKTARGAGQRIAALSGWVDPALLLGDLPSAARLDDVLDALVCAWTAERVARGTAELLGPGTDDRGRSTAIAV
- a CDS encoding Fpg/Nei family DNA glycosylase, whose amino-acid sequence is MPEGHTLHRLAKRHRLLFVRRPVRVSSPQGRFEGSAALLDGQVMTGAEAHGKHLFHRYGRDRVVHVHLGLYGTFTESELPAPEPVGQLRMRLVGESHYADLRGPTACELITSAEARAVRARLGADPLRRDADPDRVWERVSRSRSPLATLLMDQAVLAGVGNVYRAELLFRHGLDPQLPGRGLDRATWDAMWPDLVALMRDGVRVGRIDTVRPEHDPRRRGEPGRKDRHGGEVYVYRRAGLPCLVCGTEVRHSEHAARNLFWCPTCQPDHR